Proteins encoded within one genomic window of Patescibacteria group bacterium:
- a CDS encoding type IV secretion system DNA-binding domain-containing protein: protein MQKTEKSNRHTQWKSVRQHVVLTIDVPKLNDKTPLAAEQMFAALHGIYQNKAEFQDHLSFEIMAKGTSIRFFVYTPQHLVDFIESQIYAQYPTVEISQVEDYTGSFDNQNQHFVSCELEMTKPDVYPIKTFLNFNVDPLAGITSALSNLSDSEQIWTQLVIKPVGDSWQARGDALIESIKKGIPKISIRKSLTTSLASIATSTVKEVQSPGSSLPKEKKDDKGDSVKLNGSTESALKGVAEKITKLGFSTQIRMIAISDDLYNAQAKVNGVVGAFKQFNTTNLNGFVPGQLMADDHEMLTKYCERELSTKAPVLNIEEIASLYHFPSITVETPHIVWTTAKKGEPPANLPLVGVVPADQITKLGKTNFRNVENEFGIKIGDRRRHAYVIGKSGTGKSTLLENMIVDDIREGRGVILVDPHGEAVEHIMASIPEERIDDVVLFDPSDRAHPIGFNLLEAVDEDLKGIVASGFVGIFKKIFGNSWGPRLEHILRNSVLALLDYPESTMLGIVKMLTDKKYREKVVAEVKDPVIKDFWENEFAGWDQKFASEAASPILNKVGQFIATSTIRNIVGQPKSTFDVRKIMDEGKILLINLSRGKIGEDNSSLLGAMMITKIQLAAMSRADVPEDQRTDCYLYVDEFQNFATESFATILSEARKYHLDLIMANQYIAQMQEEVRDAVFGNVGTIIAFRVGASDAKDLAQEFTPAFIETDLVNQDIHKIYIKLSIDGITGQAFSANALPPYRPTQSFAEEIVKRSREKYTIPRSEAEGVTDHEGNPVPTKEEVAESRLLHEGAIELPPIKIKSENIIDGLYYKQMDAKGGVTWWEGYSLDEVMSEEEKKRQKFLTKKIEKIKSATTLSDTKE from the coding sequence ATGCAAAAAACAGAAAAAAGTAATCGTCATACTCAGTGGAAGTCGGTTCGCCAACATGTAGTATTAACCATTGATGTGCCAAAGTTGAATGATAAAACGCCGCTGGCCGCCGAGCAGATGTTTGCCGCGTTACATGGCATTTATCAAAATAAAGCAGAATTTCAGGATCATCTCAGCTTCGAGATCATGGCAAAGGGGACTAGCATCCGATTTTTCGTCTATACCCCACAGCACTTGGTAGATTTTATTGAAAGCCAAATTTATGCTCAATATCCAACCGTTGAAATTTCTCAGGTAGAGGATTACACCGGGTCTTTTGACAATCAAAATCAGCATTTCGTTAGTTGCGAATTGGAAATGACAAAACCGGACGTATATCCAATAAAGACATTTCTAAATTTTAACGTAGATCCGTTAGCGGGAATTACCTCGGCATTGTCTAATTTGTCTGACTCGGAACAAATTTGGACACAGTTGGTCATTAAACCGGTGGGGGATAGTTGGCAGGCTAGGGGAGATGCTTTAATCGAATCGATCAAAAAAGGGATACCAAAAATCTCGATTCGAAAAAGTTTGACCACGTCTTTGGCGAGCATTGCTACCTCAACAGTTAAAGAGGTGCAATCACCCGGATCGTCATTACCAAAAGAGAAAAAGGATGACAAAGGCGATTCGGTAAAATTAAACGGTTCAACCGAAAGCGCACTCAAAGGCGTGGCGGAAAAAATCACCAAATTAGGATTTTCGACACAAATAAGAATGATTGCAATATCCGACGATTTATACAACGCTCAAGCCAAGGTAAATGGGGTAGTGGGTGCATTCAAGCAGTTTAACACTACTAATCTAAATGGGTTTGTGCCCGGGCAGTTAATGGCAGATGATCACGAGATGTTGACCAAATACTGTGAACGAGAACTGTCTACAAAAGCGCCAGTGTTAAACATTGAAGAAATTGCGTCTCTTTATCACTTTCCCAGCATTACGGTAGAAACGCCGCATATTGTGTGGACTACCGCTAAAAAAGGTGAGCCCCCGGCAAATCTACCGCTGGTAGGTGTGGTCCCGGCAGATCAAATTACCAAATTAGGCAAAACTAATTTTCGCAATGTGGAAAATGAATTTGGCATTAAAATTGGGGACCGGCGCCGCCATGCCTATGTTATCGGTAAATCCGGCACCGGCAAAAGTACATTGCTTGAAAATATGATTGTAGATGATATTCGCGAGGGCAGGGGAGTGATATTGGTTGATCCTCACGGTGAGGCGGTGGAGCATATTATGGCTAGCATTCCAGAGGAGCGTATTGATGATGTGGTGCTATTTGATCCTTCAGACCGCGCGCATCCGATAGGCTTTAACCTATTAGAAGCGGTTGACGAAGACTTAAAGGGCATTGTGGCGTCCGGATTTGTTGGCATCTTTAAAAAGATTTTCGGTAATTCATGGGGGCCGCGTTTGGAGCACATTTTGCGTAACTCGGTTTTGGCGCTGCTCGATTATCCGGAATCAACCATGCTTGGCATCGTAAAAATGCTAACCGACAAAAAGTATCGAGAAAAAGTAGTGGCCGAAGTAAAAGACCCTGTAATCAAAGATTTCTGGGAGAACGAATTTGCAGGATGGGATCAAAAGTTTGCGTCCGAGGCAGCGTCTCCAATCCTAAACAAGGTAGGACAGTTTATTGCTACTTCGACAATCCGCAATATCGTTGGGCAGCCTAAATCTACCTTTGACGTACGTAAGATTATGGATGAAGGTAAAATCCTATTGATCAATCTATCACGAGGTAAGATAGGTGAGGATAACTCGTCGCTGTTGGGAGCTATGATGATCACTAAGATTCAGCTAGCTGCAATGAGCCGAGCTGATGTACCCGAAGACCAGCGCACCGACTGTTATTTGTATGTGGATGAGTTTCAAAACTTTGCTACCGAATCTTTTGCCACTATTTTGTCCGAAGCGCGTAAGTATCACCTAGATTTAATAATGGCCAACCAGTATATCGCTCAAATGCAAGAAGAGGTAAGAGATGCGGTGTTTGGTAATGTTGGGACCATTATTGCGTTCAGAGTGGGGGCGTCTGACGCCAAAGATCTGGCCCAAGAGTTTACCCCGGCGTTTATAGAGACCGATTTGGTAAACCAAGACATTCATAAAATTTACATTAAGTTGTCAATTGATGGCATTACCGGTCAGGCATTTTCGGCTAACGCCTTGCCGCCATACCGCCCAACGCAGAGTTTTGCCGAGGAAATTGTTAAACGATCACGCGAAAAATATACCATTCCGCGCTCAGAAGCAGAGGGAGTAACAGACCACGAAGGAAATCCGGTGCCAACTAAAGAAGAAGTGGCGGAAAGCCGTCTGCTACACGAGGGTGCGATTGAGCTGCCTCCAATTAAAATTAAATCTGAAAATATTATTGACGGGTTGTACTACAAGCAGATGGACGCAAAAGGGGGAGTGACGTGGTGGGAAGGGTACTCGTTAGATGAGGTGATGTCTGAAGAAGAGAAGAAGCGCCAAAAGTTTCTAACCAAAAAGATAGAGAAGATAAAGTCAGCTACAACATTGTCCGACACAAAAGAATAG
- a CDS encoding histidine phosphatase family protein, producing the protein MAKPISKTLRTFMKVYFVRHGESESNQQKIRLGPSASLTQTGREQAQLVANRLKLIQVDRILTSPYPRASQTAEIIQKTITSELHIHDDIHEIKSPSVYLGRSNDDPEVIALDELRWQNFKDETWHHSDEENLADSRTRAKKFIHQLSDMSDDTIIVVTHANFLRTLLAEMVFGEILSTDIYRCFAMGIVLGNTGITVVENRTDGSWKIITLNDLTHLE; encoded by the coding sequence TTGGCAAAACCGATCTCAAAAACACTAAGGACTTTTATGAAAGTGTATTTTGTGCGTCATGGTGAATCAGAAAGTAACCAGCAGAAAATACGACTCGGCCCTAGTGCATCACTTACTCAAACAGGACGTGAGCAAGCACAACTAGTGGCAAACCGGCTAAAATTAATCCAAGTGGATCGGATACTAACAAGCCCTTACCCGCGCGCCTCACAGACCGCGGAGATTATACAAAAAACTATCACTTCTGAATTACACATCCACGACGATATTCATGAAATAAAGAGTCCGAGTGTATATTTAGGCAGATCAAATGATGACCCAGAAGTAATTGCGCTTGACGAACTGCGCTGGCAAAATTTTAAAGATGAGACATGGCATCATAGCGATGAAGAAAATCTAGCTGACAGCCGAACCCGCGCTAAAAAATTTATCCATCAGCTTTCTGATATGTCAGACGATACAATTATTGTAGTTACTCACGCTAATTTCTTACGTACTCTTCTAGCTGAGATGGTCTTTGGAGAAATATTATCTACAGATATTTATCGTTGTTTTGCTATGGGAATTGTACTAGGCAATACCGGTATTACCGTTGTAGAAAATAGAACAGACGGTAGCTGGAAAATTATCACCCTAAACGATCTTACTCATCTTGAGTAA
- the secF gene encoding protein translocase subunit SecF, with translation MSKTIQVLKYKWLWFGLSAVLIIPGIIFMSVYGVKVGIDFKSGTSIEYTAKSAVTADAVKQAVSKIDLKNLSVTTTGNNGFILKTDALSDEQHSQITDAINKSIPDTVEKSYTSVGPTIGKDQTNKAVWRVIIASLAIILYIAWAFRKVPKPANSWRFGICAVVALLHDLIFVIGMFAILGRYYDFVELDSLTVTALLTIMGFSVHDTIVVFDRIRENLRLTPGGNFEHVANVSISQTLARSLNTSLTVLIVLLALFLLGGESTKGFVLALLIGITVGTYSSIFNATPLLVVWQNRSQKH, from the coding sequence ATGTCTAAAACTATTCAAGTACTGAAATATAAATGGCTATGGTTTGGCCTGTCGGCTGTGCTCATAATTCCCGGCATTATCTTTATGTCGGTATATGGCGTAAAAGTAGGAATTGATTTCAAAAGCGGCACCAGCATCGAATACACCGCCAAATCTGCGGTTACGGCAGACGCAGTAAAGCAAGCGGTATCAAAAATTGACTTGAAGAATTTATCTGTCACCACCACCGGCAACAACGGGTTTATCCTTAAGACCGACGCGCTATCAGACGAACAGCATTCTCAAATTACCGACGCCATCAACAAATCAATTCCAGACACCGTTGAGAAGTCTTATACCTCGGTCGGACCAACTATCGGCAAAGATCAAACCAACAAAGCGGTATGGCGGGTGATTATCGCCTCGTTGGCTATCATTCTTTACATTGCCTGGGCGTTTCGTAAAGTACCAAAGCCGGCAAACTCTTGGCGATTTGGCATCTGTGCCGTGGTGGCTTTGCTTCATGATTTAATATTTGTAATAGGAATGTTTGCAATTCTAGGACGATATTATGACTTTGTTGAGTTGGATAGTCTAACCGTCACCGCTTTGCTAACCATTATGGGCTTCTCTGTTCACGATACCATTGTGGTATTTGATCGAATTAGAGAGAATTTGCGGTTAACTCCGGGTGGTAACTTTGAGCATGTTGCTAACGTTTCAATTTCTCAAACCCTAGCTCGATCATTAAACACCTCGTTAACCGTGCTAATTGTGTTATTGGCGCTATTCTTGCTTGGTGGCGAAAGTACAAAGGGATTTGTACTAGCACTACTAATTGGTATTACCGTGGGAACATATTCGTCAATCTTTAACGCCACGCCATTGTTGGTAGTTTGGCAAAACCGATCTCAAAAACACTAA
- the secD gene encoding protein translocase subunit SecD, whose protein sequence is MIKRKLYIRLAFIAVITAFALVIALPSGPDISLGSFKRSLFIHQGLDLRGGVEITYLADLSKIPASQQDAALTTLKSRVNDRINKFGVTEPTIQVGKSGNDTTLIVELPGVTDVAGAIKQIGQFPDLKFLDQQGNTVITGSDVDSASVTFGTSSGSNNISGEPQVRLQLKDAGKQKFADATTKAAAANPKEAIAIVLDDQVISTPTVNDAITDGVAIISGSFTVQTAKELTNQLNQGALPVPIKIINQQTISATLGAESLKDSLLAGLIGMILIMLFMVIYYKTPGVIAIVALVIYTLINIAIYKLLPVTVTLSGVAGFILSIGMAVDANILIFERMREEIRSGKELLQAIDDGFKRAWTSIRDSNSSTLITALVLYVGTAGLIRGFALTLAIGVLVSLFTAITITQVILKLLAISRFKRLIHV, encoded by the coding sequence ATGATTAAAAGAAAACTCTACATTAGGCTTGCGTTTATCGCCGTTATTACGGCGTTTGCTTTGGTAATTGCACTCCCCAGCGGGCCAGACATTAGCTTAGGTTCTTTTAAACGATCATTATTTATTCACCAGGGCTTAGATTTACGCGGTGGAGTAGAGATTACATATCTTGCCGATCTATCCAAAATCCCCGCCAGTCAACAAGATGCGGCGTTAACCACACTTAAATCTCGGGTCAATGATCGTATTAACAAATTCGGCGTCACCGAGCCAACTATTCAAGTAGGCAAAAGTGGCAACGACACCACCCTGATTGTGGAATTACCAGGCGTAACCGACGTTGCCGGCGCCATCAAGCAGATTGGCCAATTTCCCGACCTTAAATTTTTAGATCAGCAAGGCAACACGGTTATCACCGGCTCGGATGTAGATAGTGCTAGCGTTACTTTTGGCACTTCCAGCGGTTCAAATAACATCTCCGGCGAACCACAGGTACGACTACAGTTAAAAGACGCTGGGAAGCAAAAATTCGCTGATGCAACCACCAAGGCCGCAGCAGCAAATCCTAAAGAGGCGATTGCGATAGTTTTAGACGATCAGGTAATTTCCACCCCAACCGTAAATGACGCCATCACCGACGGCGTGGCCATTATATCGGGCAGCTTTACCGTTCAAACTGCCAAGGAACTAACAAACCAGCTAAACCAAGGTGCTTTGCCGGTGCCAATTAAAATCATCAACCAACAAACCATCAGTGCCACCTTGGGTGCCGAATCACTTAAAGATAGTTTGCTTGCCGGGTTAATAGGAATGATATTAATTATGTTATTTATGGTCATTTACTATAAAACCCCGGGCGTTATTGCCATTGTTGCGTTGGTTATTTACACTCTCATCAACATTGCCATCTATAAGCTACTGCCGGTTACGGTAACGCTTTCGGGTGTAGCTGGATTTATTTTGTCGATCGGTATGGCGGTGGATGCAAATATTCTGATATTTGAACGTATGCGTGAAGAAATTCGATCGGGTAAAGAGCTGCTACAAGCAATTGACGATGGTTTTAAGCGCGCCTGGACCAGCATTAGAGACAGCAACAGCTCCACTTTGATCACCGCATTGGTGTTGTATGTGGGAACAGCCGGGCTAATTAGAGGATTTGCCCTAACCCTGGCGATTGGCGTATTGGTCAGCTTGTTCACCGCCATCACCATAACCCAAGTAATCTTAAAATTATTAGCCATATCACGCTTCAAAAGGTTAATCCATGTCTAA
- a CDS encoding guanylate kinase has translation MHKLIILSGPGGCGKDTIIERLLKERNLKLSKLVNATSRPKREGEIDGENYHFVSKEQFQKMIENRDLLEYEVMSATGQFYGTLKNALENQLQKSDVVCNKMPVGALELKKYFSTDCITIFIDADDIELRQRLSESIRKNSTDDIEKRIEQGQKERVYANQFDYQLFNHDGELEKVVNEIIRIIS, from the coding sequence ATGCATAAATTAATCATTCTATCTGGTCCGGGCGGCTGCGGCAAAGACACCATCATCGAACGTCTGCTAAAAGAGCGCAATTTAAAATTGTCAAAATTAGTCAATGCAACCTCGCGCCCCAAAAGAGAAGGGGAGATTGACGGCGAAAATTATCATTTTGTTTCAAAAGAGCAATTTCAAAAAATGATCGAAAATCGCGATTTACTCGAATACGAAGTAATGTCTGCCACCGGTCAGTTCTACGGCACACTAAAAAACGCACTCGAAAATCAATTACAAAAATCAGATGTTGTTTGCAATAAGATGCCGGTAGGCGCACTGGAATTAAAAAAATATTTTAGCACAGATTGTATTACCATCTTTATCGACGCAGATGACATCGAGCTACGACAGCGATTATCTGAATCGATACGCAAAAATAGTACCGATGATATTGAAAAGCGGATCGAGCAAGGACAAAAAGAACGCGTCTATGCCAACCAGTTTGATTATCAGTTATTCAATCACGACGGCGAACTTGAAAAAGTCGTCAACGAAATTATCCGAATTATTTCCTAA
- a CDS encoding RluA family pseudouridine synthase: MKNFHVTPAESGVRLDKILATRFPKNSRSTWQGLIENNAVMVNDHPIKSRYLTQVNDVVTIQKHSEPEIAVTKSADLDIIFENRDVVVINKPFGLITHPAHSHTEDSVAQRIIFYDPTIKNAVYDPESKISLMRPGIVHRLDKDTSGAMIIAKNKSAMTFLANQIQKHLAQKTYLALIYGWLEQDEITVTNFLGRDQNDRRKMALVSAEKGREAITEIKIVSQLRSKKGDKVTLIEARPITGRTHQIRVHCAYLGHPVMGDKVYTFKEASDLSARVGLHRQFLHASTLEIRLPESDTRSTFTAPLPADLEKALHQFE; this comes from the coding sequence ATGAAAAATTTTCACGTCACACCCGCTGAAAGTGGTGTTAGGTTGGATAAGATTCTAGCAACGCGATTTCCTAAGAACTCGCGCTCAACATGGCAAGGTCTTATTGAAAACAACGCCGTGATGGTTAATGACCATCCGATCAAATCGCGTTATTTAACCCAAGTCAACGACGTCGTCACTATTCAGAAACATTCGGAACCCGAAATAGCCGTGACCAAATCTGCCGACCTGGATATAATTTTTGAAAATCGCGATGTTGTGGTGATAAACAAACCATTTGGATTAATTACTCATCCGGCACATAGCCATACTGAGGATTCGGTAGCACAGCGCATCATATTTTACGATCCTACAATTAAGAATGCGGTTTACGATCCGGAAAGTAAAATTAGTTTAATGCGCCCGGGCATTGTACACAGGTTAGATAAAGACACATCTGGGGCAATGATAATCGCCAAAAATAAATCGGCTATGACTTTTTTGGCAAATCAAATTCAAAAACATTTGGCCCAAAAAACCTATCTGGCACTAATTTACGGATGGTTAGAGCAAGACGAGATTACCGTAACCAATTTTCTAGGGCGAGATCAAAATGACCGCCGCAAAATGGCCTTAGTCTCCGCAGAGAAGGGTCGAGAAGCCATCACTGAAATTAAAATTGTGTCACAGCTTCGGAGTAAAAAGGGGGATAAGGTAACTTTAATTGAAGCCAGACCGATTACCGGCAGAACCCATCAAATTCGAGTTCACTGCGCTTATTTAGGCCACCCGGTAATGGGGGATAAAGTTTATACCTTTAAAGAAGCTTCCGACCTATCAGCCAGGGTTGGCTTGCATCGCCAATTTCTTCATGCGTCTACTTTAGAAATTCGTCTGCCCGAATCTGATACACGATCAACTTTTACCGCCCCACTTCCGGCAGATTTGGAAAAAGCCTTGCATCAATTTGAATAA
- a CDS encoding DedA family protein, protein MHWLHSIQILVSGWGMFGAFLVMVVENLGIPLPTEIGFIIAQNQVAKGEITYIYAVLVITFGHVVGAILGYAIGRWGDKKTRRFFERNEKLQNAKIRIKEWYDKWGIITILFTRNFGYVRPWSSLIAGFAQMPFWPFLIWTIIGSFIFSFISLTITKYLLVIWQNYPETHIIISIAAGFLFFGLIAFELGKKIYEKFSRHTR, encoded by the coding sequence ATGCATTGGCTACATTCAATTCAAATTTTAGTTTCCGGTTGGGGAATGTTTGGAGCTTTTTTGGTGATGGTAGTGGAAAATCTGGGCATTCCGCTGCCTACCGAAATTGGTTTTATCATTGCTCAAAATCAGGTTGCAAAAGGTGAGATTACATATATTTACGCCGTATTAGTGATTACCTTCGGGCACGTTGTTGGAGCAATACTTGGGTACGCTATCGGCCGATGGGGAGATAAAAAGACCCGCAGATTCTTTGAGCGGAACGAAAAACTACAAAATGCCAAAATTCGAATTAAAGAATGGTACGACAAGTGGGGGATAATTACCATTTTGTTTACTCGCAACTTTGGCTACGTAAGGCCATGGTCGTCACTAATTGCCGGATTCGCCCAAATGCCATTTTGGCCGTTCCTAATTTGGACTATTATTGGATCGTTTATTTTTAGTTTTATCTCGCTTACTATCACTAAATATCTGTTAGTAATTTGGCAAAATTACCCGGAGACACATATTATCATTTCTATTGCGGCCGGTTTCTTATTTTTTGGATTAATTGCGTTCGAATTAGGTAAGAAGATATATGAAAAATTTTCACGTCACACCCGCTGA
- a CDS encoding PIG-L family deacetylase, with protein MSSVHTKATSFAKSRKVRSVAAICLILGFSYLIYFRYFGSLPQATIELFSNMPPPTQTDVIDVFAPHQDDETLGVGGYIASATESGAKVNIIFATDGNKRGLKQTRSSEATKAGSILGVLSPDISFYNYPDSKLSKYSAQLEKSINETLAQTKPTIIFVTDPFDDHPDHSQLGTAVINQASSLSNVKIYSYLIHYKAFPRPQDYNINNALLPPISLIDADHKWLKYNLSTGQIDQKNEAVLQYKSQLRTPFLHSLLMSFIRQNELFIQK; from the coding sequence ATGAGTTCCGTCCATACCAAAGCCACATCATTTGCTAAAAGCCGTAAAGTCAGATCTGTTGCTGCAATATGCCTAATTCTTGGTTTTAGCTATTTAATCTACTTTCGCTATTTTGGCAGTTTACCCCAAGCCACTATCGAACTATTTTCAAATATGCCACCTCCTACCCAAACCGACGTTATTGATGTCTTTGCCCCACATCAGGACGACGAAACCCTGGGCGTTGGTGGTTATATTGCGTCTGCCACCGAATCAGGAGCAAAAGTAAATATCATTTTTGCCACTGATGGCAATAAGCGCGGGCTAAAACAGACTCGCAGTAGCGAAGCCACCAAAGCTGGAAGCATATTAGGAGTATTAAGCCCGGACATCTCTTTTTACAACTATCCAGATTCCAAACTGTCAAAATACTCTGCTCAACTTGAGAAATCAATCAATGAAACATTAGCTCAGACCAAACCAACGATTATCTTTGTAACCGATCCGTTTGATGATCACCCCGACCATAGCCAACTCGGCACGGCCGTTATTAATCAAGCAAGTTCACTTTCTAATGTCAAAATTTATTCGTACTTAATACATTATAAAGCGTTTCCTCGCCCGCAAGATTATAATATCAACAATGCCTTATTACCTCCAATAAGTTTGATTGACGCCGATCATAAGTGGTTAAAATATAATTTATCCACAGGTCAAATTGATCAGAAAAACGAAGCGGTTTTGCAATACAAATCTCAGCTTCGCACCCCGTTTTTACATAGTTTATTAATGTCATTTATCCGCCAAAACGAATTATTTATTCAGAAATAA
- a CDS encoding glycosyltransferase encodes MKIVIASESYLPTISGVSVFARYLALGMQKRGHEVHVICPSTKMKSLIEMDGDVTVHRIRSRKNPFRSNHRNTIFSYRIIRKLLREIHPDVIHLQDPLGTCVATLRMAKKLDIPVVMTNHFAFDYILSYLPLLKPVHPQVAKIIEKYLVNIYNRCDYITFPSATIRNKFNHPKLTTPAIVISNGVNLEQFFPSFNFAEIKKQYHIPDKQIVLHVGRLDQDKSSEMVIETFIKLRQKHDIFMVVCGEGNRKDELIKRIQEAGESKNIAFIGFINHQTELPQFYQMSSVFVTGSNIETQGIVALEAMASELPLVVPNAGALPELVQNGVNGYIFKPGDVDDMAEKIEQILANKKIAKEMGVRSLEMVEEHEIEKSYDNFESIYNKVTNK; translated from the coding sequence ATGAAAATTGTAATCGCCAGCGAAAGTTATTTACCCACCATCTCCGGTGTATCTGTATTTGCACGATATTTAGCCCTCGGTATGCAAAAGCGCGGTCACGAAGTACATGTAATTTGTCCCTCAACCAAGATGAAGTCCTTAATTGAAATGGACGGGGACGTAACAGTACATCGCATCCGATCTCGTAAAAATCCATTTCGATCCAACCACCGCAACACCATTTTTAGCTATCGCATCATCCGAAAATTGCTGCGAGAAATTCATCCCGACGTAATACATTTGCAAGATCCGCTGGGAACCTGTGTTGCCACCTTGCGCATGGCCAAAAAGCTGGATATCCCTGTGGTAATGACAAACCATTTTGCATTTGACTACATTTTGTCATATTTACCGTTGCTTAAACCGGTGCACCCTCAAGTGGCTAAGATCATCGAAAAATATTTGGTCAATATTTACAATCGGTGCGACTACATCACATTCCCATCTGCAACCATTCGAAATAAATTTAATCATCCCAAATTAACCACCCCGGCAATTGTGATTTCTAATGGGGTAAATTTGGAACAATTTTTCCCTAGCTTTAACTTTGCTGAAATTAAGAAACAATACCACATCCCGGACAAGCAAATTGTCCTTCACGTTGGCAGATTAGACCAAGATAAAAGCTCCGAGATGGTAATTGAAACATTCATAAAGTTGCGCCAAAAGCATGACATATTTATGGTTGTTTGTGGTGAGGGAAATCGAAAAGACGAGCTGATAAAACGCATCCAAGAGGCAGGGGAGTCAAAAAATATCGCATTTATTGGTTTTATTAACCATCAAACCGAATTGCCTCAGTTTTACCAGATGTCTAGCGTATTCGTTACCGGATCAAATATCGAAACCCAAGGAATTGTAGCGCTTGAGGCAATGGCCTCCGAGCTGCCACTAGTTGTCCCCAACGCTGGCGCATTGCCGGAATTAGTGCAAAATGGAGTTAATGGGTATATTTTTAAACCCGGTGATGTTGACGATATGGCAGAGAAAATCGAACAAATTTTAGCTAATAAGAAAATAGCAAAAGAAATGGGCGTGCGAAGTTTAGAAATGGTAGAGGAGCACGAAATTGAAAAATCATATGACAATTTTGAATCAATATATAATAAGGTGACTAATAAATGA
- a CDS encoding polysaccharide deacetylase family protein, which produces MSKNKHGRDERPNLLIIVAILIFVITFGVGFWTTRYYHHQKNHAATSTQPVHYTTGDEAPQATAPTVTATKYSVPILMYHYIRTVTDPKDKLGFNLSVTPSNFDQQLSWLNQNGYHTISLTNFCTANFSTDTKPVVITFDDGYDDAYSAALPALQKYQMTGTFFIVSGFTNHPRYLTSTQIQTMQTNGMEIGAHTVHHLDLASISATKQFDEISQSAGSTKVFAYPAGKYNSTTISEVKKAGDICAVTTLYGFASDKSPLYELPRIRISGTDSLTAFIDKMIGKR; this is translated from the coding sequence GTGAGCAAGAACAAACACGGTCGCGATGAACGACCTAATTTATTGATTATTGTAGCAATATTAATATTTGTTATTACTTTTGGGGTTGGGTTTTGGACAACGCGTTATTATCACCACCAAAAAAATCACGCTGCTACTAGCACACAACCTGTTCACTACACCACCGGAGACGAAGCACCCCAAGCCACTGCCCCAACGGTTACTGCCACCAAATACTCGGTGCCAATTTTAATGTATCACTACATTCGCACTGTCACCGATCCAAAAGACAAGCTCGGATTCAACCTGTCTGTTACGCCATCCAATTTTGACCAGCAACTAAGCTGGCTAAACCAAAATGGTTATCACACCATATCGCTTACCAACTTTTGCACCGCCAATTTTTCGACAGACACAAAACCAGTAGTGATTACTTTTGATGACGGATATGACGATGCTTATTCGGCCGCGCTGCCCGCGTTACAAAAATATCAGATGACTGGTACGTTTTTTATTGTTTCCGGATTTACCAACCACCCCCGATATCTAACCAGTACTCAAATTCAAACCATGCAAACCAATGGTATGGAAATTGGTGCACACACCGTTCATCACTTAGATTTAGCTTCAATTTCGGCGACTAAACAATTCGATGAGATTAGTCAGAGCGCCGGGAGCACCAAAGTGTTTGCATATCCGGCTGGCAAATATAACTCAACCACAATTTCGGAGGTCAAAAAAGCGGGTGATATTTGCGCCGTTACCACGCTTTATGGTTTTGCTAGCGACAAATCTCCGCTTTACGAGCTGCCACGCATACGCATTAGCGGCACAGACAGTTTAACAGCATTTATTGATAAAATGATCGGAAAAAGATAA